In the genome of Mucisphaera calidilacus, one region contains:
- a CDS encoding type 1 glutamine amidotransferase, with amino-acid sequence MAIVVTEHHPLETAARLGEILRDHGHRLRVVKLHAGDSLPEDLDNIDGLVSMGGPMGVAETDQHDWIEPEMAFIKQAHDAGLPVTGICLGAQLIAKALGGEVATMDQPEIGWGEVETSFFGTVDPILFGVPWKTPQFHAHGDEVTKCPPGGTPIPLMSTKACKAQAFRVGMTTYGFQFHFEWNRELIGTFLETFKDWVTRSGFDADRVRSECDSRYDLYRHIGDRLCENLSTLVYPLDKRRSA; translated from the coding sequence ATGGCCATCGTTGTGACCGAACACCACCCGCTCGAGACCGCGGCACGCCTGGGAGAAATCCTCCGCGACCACGGCCACCGACTGCGGGTCGTGAAGCTCCACGCAGGAGATTCTCTCCCCGAAGACCTCGACAACATCGATGGCCTCGTCTCGATGGGCGGACCCATGGGCGTCGCCGAGACCGACCAGCACGACTGGATCGAACCGGAGATGGCCTTCATCAAACAGGCCCACGACGCCGGCCTGCCCGTCACCGGCATCTGCCTCGGCGCACAACTGATCGCCAAGGCCCTAGGCGGCGAGGTCGCCACCATGGATCAACCCGAGATCGGCTGGGGCGAGGTCGAGACCTCCTTCTTCGGCACCGTCGATCCCATCCTCTTCGGCGTGCCCTGGAAAACGCCGCAGTTTCACGCCCATGGCGACGAGGTCACAAAATGCCCGCCCGGCGGCACGCCGATCCCCCTCATGTCCACCAAAGCCTGCAAGGCACAAGCCTTCAGAGTTGGCATGACGACCTACGGCTTCCAGTTCCACTTCGAGTGGAACCGTGAGCTGATCGGCACCTTCCTCGAAACCTTCAAAGACTGGGTGACACGCAGCGGGTTCGACGCCGACCGCGTCCGATCCGAGTGCGACAGCCGCTACGACCTCTACCGGCACATCGGGGACAGGCTCTGCGAGAACCTCTCCACGCTGGTGTATCCGCTCGACAAGCGTCGATCTGCTTAA
- a CDS encoding ribonuclease D, translating into MVATQDQLRDLIDHLATTSCFGYDTEFIGETTFYPRICLIQIATQDKLYLIDSLADIDLLPFWNLLATPGPVKLVHAGRQDLEPVPRLTGKPPRTLYDVQIAAGFCGLGYPLSLGKLIEAVTGADLGHSVKFSQWDRRPLTDKQKHYAANDVRYLPLAYLGLKKRIDQLGHTDKVAEDMLALEEADRYLFDPLSGRLRGAGAGRLNRRGRALLERLLIKRFEIARAVNLPPRSLMGDDVLVRLADHPPADTEALARIKGMPRPLARDNGHELIAAIEDGKRAPLPPAPRRPGIDPDEHKARIETTWSRLQKHCDERSIDPGLLISKRDLSTLLLPESDRQSRDYTIPTGWRRDILNECWPDDHPDITLPDPPGADP; encoded by the coding sequence ATGGTCGCCACGCAGGACCAGCTCCGCGACCTCATTGACCATCTCGCGACCACCTCCTGCTTCGGCTACGACACCGAGTTCATCGGCGAGACCACCTTCTACCCCCGTATCTGCCTGATCCAGATCGCGACGCAGGACAAGCTCTACCTGATCGACAGCCTCGCCGACATCGACCTCCTGCCATTCTGGAACCTGCTCGCCACACCCGGACCGGTGAAACTCGTTCATGCCGGCCGCCAGGACCTCGAGCCCGTCCCCCGCCTCACCGGCAAGCCGCCACGAACCCTCTACGACGTCCAGATCGCCGCCGGCTTCTGCGGGCTCGGCTACCCGCTCTCGCTCGGAAAACTCATCGAGGCCGTCACCGGCGCCGACCTCGGCCACAGCGTCAAGTTCAGCCAGTGGGATCGCCGACCCCTGACCGACAAACAAAAGCACTACGCCGCCAACGACGTCCGCTACCTGCCACTGGCCTACCTCGGGCTCAAAAAACGCATTGATCAACTCGGCCACACCGACAAGGTCGCCGAGGACATGCTCGCCCTCGAAGAGGCGGATCGCTATCTCTTCGACCCCTTGAGCGGGCGCCTGCGCGGCGCCGGTGCCGGGCGTCTCAACCGCCGTGGCCGCGCTCTCCTCGAACGGCTGCTCATCAAACGCTTCGAGATCGCCCGCGCCGTCAACCTGCCTCCACGCAGCCTCATGGGGGACGACGTCCTCGTCCGCCTCGCCGACCATCCACCCGCCGACACCGAAGCCCTCGCACGCATCAAGGGCATGCCCCGACCCCTGGCACGCGACAACGGCCACGAACTGATCGCGGCCATCGAAGACGGCAAACGGGCACCCCTGCCCCCCGCACCCAGGCGGCCGGGCATCGACCCCGACGAGCACAAGGCGCGCATCGAAACCACCTGGTCCCGACTCCAGAAACACTGCGACGAGCGCTCCATCGACCCGGGCCTGCTCATCAGCAAACGCGACCTCTCGACGCTCCTGCTGCCCGAGTCCGACCGCCAGAGCCGCGACTACACCATCCCCACGGGCTGGAGACGCGACATACTCAACGAGTGCTGGCCCGACGACCACCCCGACATCACCCTCCCCGACCCGCCCGGAGCCGATCCGTGA
- a CDS encoding RuBisCO large subunit C-terminal-like domain-containing protein, with protein sequence MIQAVYQLSGSRTEAASLADKVALEQSLEVPRSVAEAAGLPAGTIGEVVSLEPAPDSAWLATVHYATWLASRRPSQLLNLLGGNCSMLPGVRLVDVTLPDELTQHFAGPRYGIPGLRGTLGIAKRPLLCSAIKPRGVSNERLAEVAGAMALGGCDLIKDDHNLVDEDAQAFATRISTIQRAVRDAQQQTGRPCLYLPNLAAGPTDWADYLKALENAGIQGVLLAPMLMGFDAVAHLRTSTDLLLMAHPTLAGGPLLGTDHGIAPAVLLGTLMRLVGIDASVFPNAGGRFAFTQKTCMDLAHALRRDDGPGPGAWPTPAGGMSVDRIDEQAEIYGPETCWLVGGAMLQHPDGIERGAAELHEALVARFGDERTDISTSQHVSACEVPMPDGISTAVHTVLRRLESGWEDRHAVDYKADDALPFQGVKRYELMGKADEPMHFDVRYFELEPGGHTSREKHRHVHAIIAAEGRGEVEIDGQTSPLDAHDLAYIPPLAVHQIRNRDDNTPFGFYCIVDRDRDRPQAP encoded by the coding sequence GTGATCCAAGCCGTCTACCAACTGAGCGGCTCCCGTACCGAGGCCGCTTCCCTCGCCGACAAGGTGGCTCTCGAACAGTCGCTTGAAGTCCCGCGCAGCGTCGCGGAAGCGGCGGGACTACCCGCGGGCACCATCGGCGAGGTCGTCTCCCTCGAACCGGCCCCCGACAGCGCCTGGCTCGCCACCGTCCACTACGCCACCTGGCTCGCCAGCCGACGCCCCTCCCAACTGCTCAATCTCCTTGGCGGCAACTGCTCCATGCTCCCAGGCGTCCGGCTCGTCGACGTCACGCTGCCCGATGAGCTCACACAGCACTTCGCCGGCCCACGCTACGGCATCCCCGGGCTGCGCGGCACGCTCGGCATCGCCAAGAGACCCCTGCTCTGCTCAGCCATCAAGCCCCGAGGCGTCTCCAACGAACGACTCGCCGAGGTCGCCGGCGCGATGGCACTCGGCGGATGCGACCTGATCAAGGACGACCACAACCTCGTCGACGAAGACGCCCAAGCCTTTGCCACACGCATCAGCACCATCCAGCGTGCGGTCCGCGACGCTCAGCAGCAGACCGGCCGCCCCTGCCTCTACCTGCCCAACCTCGCTGCCGGACCCACCGACTGGGCCGACTACCTCAAGGCACTGGAGAATGCGGGCATCCAGGGCGTGCTGCTCGCGCCGATGCTCATGGGTTTTGACGCCGTGGCCCACCTGCGCACGAGCACCGACCTGCTGCTCATGGCCCACCCCACCCTCGCCGGCGGGCCGCTGCTCGGCACCGACCACGGCATCGCCCCCGCCGTCCTGCTCGGAACACTCATGCGCCTGGTGGGCATCGACGCCTCGGTCTTTCCCAACGCCGGCGGACGCTTCGCCTTCACCCAGAAGACCTGCATGGACCTCGCCCACGCCCTGCGTCGCGACGACGGCCCCGGCCCCGGCGCCTGGCCGACACCCGCTGGCGGGATGTCGGTCGACCGCATCGACGAGCAGGCCGAGATCTACGGCCCCGAGACCTGCTGGCTCGTCGGCGGCGCGATGCTCCAGCACCCCGATGGCATCGAGCGCGGTGCCGCCGAGCTGCACGAAGCACTCGTCGCTCGCTTCGGCGACGAACGCACCGACATCTCCACCTCACAGCACGTTTCTGCTTGTGAAGTCCCCATGCCCGACGGCATCAGCACCGCCGTGCACACCGTCCTACGACGACTCGAATCCGGATGGGAAGACCGCCACGCCGTGGACTACAAGGCCGACGACGCCCTGCCCTTCCAAGGCGTCAAACGCTACGAGCTCATGGGCAAGGCCGATGAGCCAATGCACTTTGACGTGCGCTACTTCGAACTCGAACCGGGTGGCCACACCAGCCGCGAGAAGCACCGCCACGTCCACGCCATCATCGCCGCCGAGGGCCGTGGCGAAGTCGAGATCGACGGCCAGACCAGCCCGCTCGATGCGCACGACCTCGCCTACATCCCGCCGCTCGCCGTCCACCAGATCCGCAACCGGGACGACAACACCCCCTTCGGCTTCTACTGCATCGTTGACCGCGACCGCGACAGGCCCCAGGCACCCTGA
- a CDS encoding alpha-amylase family protein, whose amino-acid sequence MSSTASAQSRDYVWWEGEHPTRHTFPASSAFEPEDSAERDVLSGGDWLQTDRAAGARVSYRVRVTTPGVHQLWVRKFWKHGPFRWRFGRDAWRTCGREITLADSVTLRTHVVANWVYLGEVDLPAGDAVLWVEMLPDAGPAAFDCWLLTRSPFVPNGKLRPGQVTGRSNPGYVPFEVGADDFAPTDLDLRRINHDRAGDQGFVIPQGSGFVYDQTGEEARFWGVNLGIEPPDDTSRAYLSRRLAKLGVNLARFHKPIWREHPSDIDEERLERTILGVESLADEGIYSVLSFYFPLWLRLHEDDRFEGYDAEKPPFALLFVDRTLQREHRAWMRALLTTPSPRTGRTLAQNPAVAAVEIQNEDSLLFWTFSPYDNVPASTTHKYEEAFGRWLVRRYGSIRGAFDAWGIQPGDVRGDDLSRARVGLYAAGFLTDQEWARQSRHPQRASDQLAFFLDLQSAFYRETARYLREDLGVRCSVIASNWTTADNAVLMPVEKLSNAVTGTMDRHAYFSGRHEGEGSSYSVRTGHVYEDRSIIGESIPAVARPEYGDAPHMISEYGYPFPNRARAESVFLAAGYGRASGLDAVVFFSIGTLDWERQLDKFSAFSPAVVGQFPAASLIFRQGLVREAPLVVTEYLSREDLLAFRGSRLARPADLDALRAVGPRANDPMDPSSLMEMAVLLGRARIVPGAEASRLVLADEFRRQRPRDGWITSINGELLVSPRERVAVIDTPRAQGVCGTLMGAGLIRTPLAVFDIDNAYGSCLVVPLDGRPLVESERILIQAISEETNYNWKTERDEDGGLRIESVGTMPVQFREIRGRVTLRLGTNRLRLTDLDPNGRVVRERSSRDGVVTLSPDVLYTVVEPIR is encoded by the coding sequence ATGTCGTCGACGGCGTCGGCTCAGTCACGCGATTACGTGTGGTGGGAGGGCGAGCATCCGACGCGTCACACGTTCCCGGCGAGTTCGGCTTTTGAGCCGGAAGACAGTGCGGAGCGTGACGTGCTCTCGGGCGGAGACTGGCTGCAGACCGATCGGGCGGCGGGGGCGCGGGTGTCGTACCGGGTTCGCGTGACGACGCCGGGCGTGCATCAGCTGTGGGTGCGCAAGTTCTGGAAGCACGGGCCGTTTCGCTGGCGTTTTGGGCGTGACGCGTGGCGGACGTGCGGCCGGGAGATCACGCTGGCCGATTCGGTGACGCTGCGGACGCACGTTGTGGCGAACTGGGTGTATCTCGGCGAGGTTGATTTGCCGGCGGGGGATGCTGTGCTCTGGGTCGAGATGCTGCCGGACGCGGGGCCGGCGGCGTTCGACTGCTGGCTGCTGACGCGTTCGCCTTTCGTCCCCAACGGCAAACTGCGTCCGGGCCAGGTGACGGGGCGGTCGAACCCGGGATACGTCCCGTTCGAGGTGGGAGCGGATGACTTCGCACCGACGGACCTCGATCTTCGTCGCATCAATCACGATCGCGCGGGTGATCAGGGTTTTGTGATCCCGCAGGGGTCGGGTTTTGTTTACGACCAGACGGGCGAGGAGGCACGTTTCTGGGGTGTGAATCTCGGGATCGAGCCGCCCGACGACACGAGCCGTGCTTATCTGTCGCGGCGTCTGGCGAAGCTGGGCGTCAACCTCGCGCGGTTTCACAAGCCGATCTGGCGGGAGCACCCGTCGGACATCGACGAGGAGCGGCTGGAGCGGACGATCCTCGGGGTGGAGTCGCTGGCCGATGAGGGCATCTACAGCGTGCTGTCGTTCTACTTCCCGCTGTGGTTGCGGCTGCACGAGGACGATCGGTTCGAGGGGTACGACGCGGAGAAGCCGCCTTTTGCGTTGCTGTTCGTCGACCGCACGCTCCAGCGGGAGCATCGTGCCTGGATGCGTGCGCTGCTGACGACGCCCAGCCCGCGCACGGGTCGGACGCTGGCGCAGAATCCGGCGGTAGCTGCGGTGGAGATCCAGAACGAGGACAGCCTGCTGTTCTGGACGTTCAGCCCGTACGACAACGTTCCGGCGTCGACGACGCACAAGTACGAGGAGGCGTTCGGCCGGTGGCTGGTGCGTCGTTACGGCTCGATACGCGGAGCATTCGATGCATGGGGGATTCAGCCGGGCGACGTGCGTGGCGACGACCTGTCCCGCGCCCGGGTGGGCCTGTACGCGGCGGGTTTTCTGACGGACCAGGAGTGGGCGCGTCAGTCGCGTCATCCGCAGCGGGCGTCGGATCAGCTCGCGTTTTTTCTCGATCTGCAGTCGGCGTTCTACCGCGAGACGGCGCGTTACCTGCGGGAGGACCTGGGCGTTCGTTGCAGTGTGATCGCGTCGAACTGGACGACGGCGGACAACGCGGTGCTGATGCCGGTGGAGAAGCTGAGCAATGCCGTAACCGGAACGATGGACCGCCACGCCTATTTCAGCGGTCGTCACGAGGGCGAGGGATCGAGTTATTCGGTGCGGACCGGGCATGTCTACGAGGATCGATCGATCATCGGCGAGTCGATACCGGCGGTTGCCCGTCCGGAGTACGGCGACGCACCGCACATGATCTCGGAGTATGGCTACCCGTTCCCGAATCGCGCACGGGCTGAATCGGTCTTTCTTGCTGCGGGCTACGGCAGGGCGTCGGGGTTGGATGCGGTGGTCTTTTTCTCGATCGGCACGCTTGACTGGGAGCGGCAGCTGGACAAGTTCTCCGCGTTCTCGCCCGCGGTGGTGGGTCAGTTCCCGGCGGCGTCGCTGATCTTCCGCCAGGGGTTGGTGCGTGAGGCGCCGCTGGTGGTGACCGAGTACCTGAGTCGTGAAGACCTGCTCGCTTTTCGGGGCTCGCGACTCGCGCGGCCGGCAGACCTCGATGCGCTGCGTGCGGTGGGGCCGCGAGCGAACGACCCGATGGACCCATCGTCTCTGATGGAGATGGCGGTGCTGCTCGGGCGTGCGCGGATTGTGCCGGGTGCCGAGGCGTCACGTCTGGTGCTGGCCGATGAGTTCAGGCGTCAACGCCCGCGTGACGGCTGGATCACGTCGATCAATGGCGAGTTGCTTGTCAGCCCGCGTGAACGTGTCGCTGTGATCGATACGCCGAGGGCTCAGGGCGTCTGCGGGACGTTGATGGGTGCGGGGCTGATCCGGACGCCGTTGGCGGTGTTCGATATCGACAACGCGTACGGGTCGTGTCTTGTCGTGCCGCTGGACGGTCGGCCGCTGGTCGAGAGCGAGCGCATCCTGATTCAGGCGATCAGCGAGGAGACCAACTACAACTGGAAAACCGAGCGCGACGAGGACGGCGGGTTACGGATCGAGTCGGTGGGGACGATGCCCGTGCAGTTCCGCGAGATCCGCGGGCGTGTGACGCTTCGGCTGGGGACGAACCGTTTGCGGCTGACCGATCTTGACCCGAACGGGCGGGTCGTCCGCGAGCGCAGCAGCCGAGACGGGGTGGTGACGCTTTCGCCCGACGTTCTTTACACGGTGGTGGAGCCGATTCGGTGA
- a CDS encoding ABC transporter ATP-binding protein translates to MADGYYEDEAPLQGFRLSSFRRVLAFGRPYLGVFVLVIVIALVVAGFEIGLPLVFAQVIDAADTGDAERAWLMMPIYAFLVAVLVAAIMAFINLVGGVSARVAHDIRRDSFDRLQDLEFGYFDVRPTGWLMSRLTSDCNKIARIMGWATLDLAWGSATILVVAVVLFLNDFVLASIVMGTVPLLAVAGRWFQVRLLETARLVRKTNSRVTATYNESILGVRTTKTLVQEDNNARDFEAVSARMMNESMAHALYGAAFMPTIGVICSLGVAGALWFGGDHVIAGVITIGILSMFMHFATFLQEPVKEMARQLTMIQSAQASAERITDLLETEPKIRDSEAVLERIAAYGGDEPGLACDGLPNHIRRVRFEGVTFGYKPDRPVLHDFSLAVEPGQTIALVGPTGGGKSTIVSLLCRFYEPTHGRILIDEHDVQDRSLSWYQSRLGIVLQQPHLFTGTVAENIRYGRLDASDDAVAEAAALVRADAFIDRLKDGYQTQVGSGGVLLSTGQKQLIALARAVIADPEIFVMDEATSSVDTETERLIQDAIERVLEKRIAFVIAHRLSTIRSADRILVIQNGRMTESGRHEELLGQNGHYAQLYRDHLVSWDEMQRA, encoded by the coding sequence ATGGCTGATGGTTATTACGAGGACGAGGCGCCGCTGCAGGGCTTTCGGTTGTCGAGTTTCCGGCGTGTGCTGGCGTTCGGGCGTCCTTACCTGGGCGTCTTTGTGCTGGTGATCGTGATCGCGCTGGTGGTGGCGGGTTTCGAGATCGGCCTGCCGCTGGTCTTCGCGCAGGTGATTGACGCGGCGGACACGGGCGATGCCGAGCGCGCGTGGCTGATGATGCCGATCTACGCGTTTCTGGTGGCGGTGCTGGTGGCGGCGATCATGGCGTTCATCAACCTGGTGGGCGGCGTGTCGGCGCGGGTGGCGCACGACATCCGGCGGGACAGCTTTGACCGGCTGCAGGACCTGGAGTTCGGGTACTTCGACGTCCGGCCGACGGGCTGGCTGATGTCACGTCTGACGAGCGACTGCAACAAGATCGCGCGGATCATGGGCTGGGCGACACTCGACCTTGCGTGGGGTTCGGCGACGATCCTGGTCGTGGCGGTCGTGCTGTTTCTCAATGACTTCGTGCTGGCTTCGATCGTGATGGGCACGGTGCCGCTGCTGGCGGTTGCGGGGCGGTGGTTTCAGGTCCGGCTGCTGGAGACGGCACGTCTGGTGCGCAAGACCAACTCGCGGGTGACGGCGACGTACAACGAGTCGATCCTCGGCGTGCGCACGACCAAGACCCTGGTGCAGGAGGACAACAACGCGCGCGACTTCGAGGCCGTCTCGGCGCGCATGATGAACGAGTCGATGGCGCACGCGCTGTACGGGGCGGCTTTTATGCCGACGATCGGCGTGATCTGCTCGCTGGGCGTGGCGGGGGCGTTGTGGTTCGGCGGCGACCATGTGATCGCGGGCGTGATCACGATCGGGATCCTGTCGATGTTCATGCACTTCGCGACGTTCCTGCAGGAGCCGGTGAAGGAGATGGCGCGTCAGCTGACGATGATCCAGAGCGCTCAGGCGTCGGCGGAGCGGATCACCGACCTGCTGGAGACCGAGCCGAAGATCCGTGACAGCGAGGCGGTGCTTGAGCGCATCGCGGCGTACGGGGGCGACGAGCCCGGGCTGGCGTGCGACGGGCTGCCCAACCACATCCGTCGCGTTCGGTTTGAGGGGGTAACGTTTGGCTACAAGCCGGACCGTCCGGTGCTGCACGATTTCTCGCTGGCTGTTGAGCCGGGACAGACGATTGCGCTGGTCGGCCCGACGGGAGGGGGCAAGTCGACGATCGTCTCGCTGCTCTGTCGTTTTTACGAGCCGACCCACGGGCGGATCCTGATTGACGAGCACGACGTGCAGGATCGCTCGCTGTCGTGGTACCAGAGCCGTCTGGGGATCGTGCTGCAGCAGCCGCATCTGTTTACCGGGACGGTGGCGGAGAACATCCGTTATGGCCGGCTGGACGCCAGCGACGACGCGGTGGCGGAGGCGGCTGCGCTGGTGCGTGCGGACGCGTTTATTGACCGGCTCAAGGATGGGTATCAGACGCAGGTCGGTTCGGGTGGCGTGCTGCTCTCAACGGGGCAGAAGCAGTTGATCGCCTTGGCGCGTGCGGTGATTGCCGACCCTGAGATCTTCGTGATGGACGAGGCGACGTCATCGGTGGATACCGAGACCGAGCGTCTGATCCAGGACGCGATCGAGCGGGTTCTGGAGAAGCGGATTGCGTTTGTGATCGCACACCGGTTATCGACGATCCGTTCGGCGGATAGGATTCTGGTGATTCAGAACGGACGCATGACGGAGAGCGGCAGGCATGAAGAGCTTCTCGGACAGAACGGGCACTACGCTCAGCTTTATCGCGACCACCTTGTCTCGTGGGACGAGATGCAGCGGGCCTAG
- a CDS encoding ABC transporter ATP-binding protein — translation MSLIYRQRYQYLLALLTMVVASVLDIVGTPVIVRYMIDHVLGDAAPVGPAWFVTWWRRLAESYAPSVILGLAAALILAVSLARGVLDYLAGRCTAFASELSAQRLRDRLYDHLQRLPVGYFARAETGDLVQRCTSDIDTVRLFVGGQIVELVRIALYSSIVVPLLFWMDWRMGIASTALLPVLAGVSLYFFYSIRQSFKVMDEAEGALTATIQENITGIRVVRAFARQDHERAKLAERNAAFREGERRLFVLFARFWSLTDLLIFTQLGVALFYGARLAMLGPDQGGISVGQLWQYWLYIGMVAWPMRQLGRILGEFGKATVASKRINEVLSESMESNPAAMPAGVPERLDGDLVFEGVSVAYDDAEPVLRDISFTARRGQTVALLGPSGSGKSTLMSLLLRFVEPSEGRILFGGHDIATLPRGFVRSHISSVLQEPFLYSRSVRENLLLAERSAGEEQMAHAMETAAIHSSVLDFEKGYDTLVGERGITLSGGQRQRLAIARALLRDAPILLLDDALSAVDTRTERRILEGLRRRHRDQITLLVAHRLTTVMQADQILVLESGGIRQRGTHAELVAQPGPYQRLWAIQSGADGEEDHHG, via the coding sequence TTGAGCCTGATCTACCGTCAGCGGTATCAGTATCTGTTGGCGTTGCTGACGATGGTGGTGGCGTCGGTGCTGGACATTGTTGGCACGCCTGTGATCGTCCGGTACATGATCGATCACGTGCTGGGTGATGCGGCGCCGGTTGGGCCGGCGTGGTTCGTGACGTGGTGGCGTCGCTTGGCCGAAAGCTACGCGCCCTCGGTCATTCTCGGGCTGGCGGCGGCGCTGATTCTGGCGGTGAGTCTGGCGCGGGGCGTGCTGGACTACCTCGCGGGTCGCTGCACGGCGTTCGCGTCGGAGCTGAGTGCGCAGCGGTTGCGTGATCGTCTTTATGATCATCTTCAGCGTCTGCCGGTGGGCTATTTCGCCAGGGCGGAGACGGGTGATCTCGTTCAGCGGTGCACGTCGGACATCGACACGGTGCGTCTGTTCGTGGGCGGTCAGATCGTGGAGCTGGTGCGGATCGCGTTGTACTCGTCGATCGTGGTGCCGCTGCTGTTCTGGATGGACTGGCGGATGGGGATCGCGTCGACGGCGCTGCTGCCCGTGCTCGCGGGCGTGAGCCTGTATTTCTTCTACTCGATCCGCCAGAGCTTCAAGGTGATGGACGAGGCGGAGGGGGCGTTGACGGCGACGATCCAGGAGAACATCACGGGGATCCGCGTGGTGCGCGCTTTTGCGCGGCAGGACCACGAGCGAGCGAAGCTGGCCGAGCGTAACGCGGCGTTCCGTGAGGGCGAGCGTCGGCTGTTTGTGCTCTTTGCGCGTTTCTGGTCGCTGACGGACCTGTTGATCTTCACGCAGCTTGGTGTGGCGCTCTTCTACGGGGCGCGGCTGGCGATGCTCGGGCCTGATCAGGGCGGGATCTCGGTGGGGCAGTTGTGGCAGTATTGGCTGTACATCGGGATGGTGGCGTGGCCGATGCGTCAGCTGGGCCGGATCCTCGGCGAGTTCGGCAAGGCGACGGTGGCGTCGAAGCGGATCAACGAGGTGCTGTCGGAGTCGATGGAGTCGAACCCGGCGGCGATGCCCGCGGGCGTGCCCGAGCGGCTCGACGGCGACCTGGTGTTTGAGGGCGTGTCGGTGGCGTACGACGACGCGGAGCCGGTGCTGCGTGACATCAGCTTCACGGCGCGGCGGGGTCAGACGGTCGCGTTGCTCGGGCCGTCGGGTTCGGGCAAGAGCACGCTGATGAGCCTGCTGCTTCGGTTTGTCGAGCCGTCGGAGGGGCGGATCCTGTTTGGCGGTCACGACATCGCGACGCTGCCGCGCGGTTTTGTGCGGAGTCACATCTCGTCGGTTCTGCAGGAGCCATTTCTCTACTCGCGGTCGGTGCGTGAGAACCTGCTGCTGGCCGAGCGGAGTGCGGGCGAGGAGCAGATGGCGCACGCGATGGAGACGGCGGCGATCCACAGCTCGGTGCTCGATTTCGAGAAGGGGTACGACACGCTCGTGGGCGAGCGCGGGATCACGCTCTCGGGCGGTCAGCGTCAGCGTCTGGCGATCGCGCGGGCGCTGCTGCGTGACGCGCCGATCCTGCTGCTGGACGATGCGCTGTCGGCGGTCGACACGCGGACTGAGCGTCGGATTCTCGAGGGGCTGCGCCGGCGTCACCGCGATCAGATCACGCTGCTGGTGGCGCACCGCTTGACGACGGTGATGCAGGCCGACCAGATCCTCGTGCTGGAGTCGGGCGGTATCCGTCAGCGTGGCACGCACGCGGAGCTGGTGGCGCAGCCGGGGCCTTATCAGCGTCTGTGGGCGATCCAGTCGGGTGCCGATGGCGAGGAGGATCATCATGGCTGA